The Tessaracoccus timonensis sequence TCGCCGTCCGATACCGAGACCGTGTGGTCGTCAGGCGCGGTGAGCTCGAGGGCGACGGGAAGGATGTCGTCGGCGAAGTATCGGATGTCGAGCACCGCCTCGCTTGGGAGCGGGGCGTCGTCGACCATCCAGTGCTCTGTCGGGTAACCCACGGCTCGGAGCCGCACGCCCTCGGGCATGGGTGCGAGCAGCGCCTCGACGGACTCGGCCGGCGTGGAGTGGGGGATGTAGCGGAGCTCGGAGCGGACGCCATCGATATCCATGACGATGGCTACGGCAAGCTGTTCGTCGGGCAACTGCTCGAGCTTCTCGACGAGCGACTCGACGGCCTGTGCGTCGTTCGTCCGAACCACGGCCTGCGGGTCACTGTGCCCAGAAAGCCGAAGTTCCTCGTCGAGGAGCGTGATGCCGGGCTGGTCGCCGAACCACTCCTCTCAGCGACCGGAAGCTTCATGGGTAGGCCTTTCAGCCGGCCCTTGGGTGGGCTCCGTGCAGGCGGTCAGGGCCAAGACTGCAGCAGCGGCAAACGCGGTGAGTCGACGCATTTCGTTCCCTCTCTCGTCCTTCGACGGGTAGCAACGCAGGGGCTCAGCGAAGACGATGAAGGCCCGCTCCCCCATTGGGAACAGGCCTTCATCATTGAGTGATGCGCCGAAGCGCTCCAATTACTTCAGATTGGCACTCTCGCGTGCAACATGCCTACGCATCGGCTCCGTAGGCTTTCTGCCCGACTGACCGACGCAGGGCAAGCCGGAGCATCTGTCCCGCAAATCCGAGCAATGCTGCCGATGCGAGCATACCTTCAGCCGTACCGGCTGAACGCCCTTGCAACCATGCAAGAAGCGCCGGAAGTACAGCCCCCAACAACAGACCAACTTGCAGCAAGATGACCCGCCGTTCACCAGAATCGACGATGATGAGTCCGGCTACACAGATCACTGCGAGTACAACGAGAACGTCCATGTTATCCGCTCCTTTCTCTTGATATGTCAACAGGTTCTGATCCAGGGAACATTTGACAATGGCGCATAGATCGTGCGCATTGAGATGCACTTCCCTTGAGCGTCAGCCCATGACGCTACTCCCGCGGCAACTCCGCAAGCGCCCGCGATGATCGGGCCAGCAGGCCCCGAAATGAATGCCGCAGCCGTGGCGAAGACAGCCGCGCAAGTTGCCCCACCTGCTGCAATTTTCTTAGTCTCAGACTTATTGAAGTCATACGAGATACCCCACCAGTAGGTTCTCACTTTGGGGTCGGCGACAACTGGGAAGGTTGCATCTCCGGGAACATCAATCGTCTGGATAAGCCGATCCCCCTTCACAAGGTAATTCGTGGAAAGAGGCCGCCCCGTGGCATCCTTCGCCCACGGTCGGTCAATAATTCCCTGAGGCTCACCGAATACCCCCTTGCGAATCAAAACTGAGCCTCCTGGCACTTGTTCAAGATGCTTACCGGGAAAACGGTACTCATGTGTGAGCCGAGAAGATCCTGGCACATTGTCGACGGAAAGGATCTGATAGGAATCGTCGAGCCTCCTGGCCACGTACCATTGCCCACCTGCATCTCATCTCAACAACGTACCTTCTATGCTCTTCCGCATAGCAGGGCTACTTGCTGAGACCACCTGAACATGCAGATCTCCCACCCTCAGCCCGGCGGCATCTGAAGGGAGAGCCGCTACCGCGTGCTCAGAAGCAGCTGCGGCTACCGCCGAGACGGCTGCAGAGCTGGAGCCATCAGGAGGCGGGGATGCGTACGCCCCCCCATTCCTAATAGCAAGCCCAACGGAACTACAATCATTCTGGAAAGCCGTTGCTTCATTTCTCCTCCTTGAGAAATCATTTGGCGAGAGCTTTTTGCTCCTTTCAAGAGTAACTTGGCACCACCCCCGGCAGTCAAGCATTTTTTTGGAGCTTGTTCTTCGACTCCTCAGGAACACCGCTGAAGTAGAACATGCACGTGGCCCGCTCCCCTAGTGGGAACGGGCCACGTGCGGTAGTGATGCGCCGAAGCGCTCTAATCACTTGAGCTCGACGGAACCGCCGGCAGCCTCGAGGGCTTCCTTGGCCTTGGTAGCGGTTTCCTTGTCGACCTGCTCGAGGACAGGCTTCGGAGCGCCCTCGACGAGGTCCTTAGCGTCCTTGAGGCCGAGCGAGGTGAGCGCACGGACTTCCTTAATGACGGCGATCTTCTTGGAGCCGCCGTCGGTGAGGATGACGTCGACCTTGTCGTCGCCAGCGTCAGCGGCGTCGTCGCCCTCGCCGCCACCAGCGGCAGGAGCGGCACCGGCGGCCGCGACGGCAACCGGAGCGGCAGCGGTAACGTCGAAGGTCTCTTCGAACAGCTTCACGAACTCGGAGAGTTCGATGAGGGTCATCTCCTTGAAGGCATCAAGGAGCTCTTCGTTGGTGAGCTTCGCCATGGTTGGCGTTCCTTTCAGTTTGGTCGCA is a genomic window containing:
- the rplL gene encoding 50S ribosomal protein L7/L12, with product MAKLTNEELLDAFKEMTLIELSEFVKLFEETFDVTAAAPVAVAAAGAAPAAGGGEGDDAADAGDDKVDVILTDGGSKKIAVIKEVRALTSLGLKDAKDLVEGAPKPVLEQVDKETATKAKEALEAAGGSVELK